The following coding sequences lie in one Marispirochaeta sp. genomic window:
- a CDS encoding microcin C ABC transporter permease YejB, which yields MGNYILRRLLLIIPTLWAIITINFLIVQIAPGGPVEQAIARMSGIESNMTMERISGQGARETAEPEAKKDGSGTSGYRGSRGLAPEEIAAIEKRFGFDKPLHVRYLTMLKDYATFNFGESLFRGRTVIGLIGDRMSVSVSLGIWSTLIIYLVSIPLGIRKAVSHGSRFDVWSSTAVILGNAIPVFLFAILLIILFAGGSYLKIFPLRGLISDNWQDLSLPGKIIDYFWHLALPVTAMVIGGFATLTMLTKNSFLDEINKQYVVTARAKGATEKRILRNHVFRNAMLLIIAGFPSAFISMFFTGSLLIEVIFSLEGLGLLGFEATMQRDYPVMFGTLYIFTLLGLVLNLISDITYTLVDPRIDFESREIA from the coding sequence ATGGGAAATTATATCCTGCGAAGGCTGCTTTTAATAATCCCAACCCTGTGGGCAATCATCACCATCAACTTTTTAATCGTTCAAATTGCACCCGGCGGCCCGGTGGAACAGGCAATCGCCAGGATGAGTGGAATCGAAAGCAATATGACGATGGAACGCATCTCGGGACAGGGCGCGAGGGAAACGGCCGAGCCGGAGGCTAAAAAAGACGGATCCGGAACTTCCGGATATCGGGGATCCAGGGGCCTGGCCCCTGAGGAGATTGCCGCCATCGAGAAACGCTTCGGCTTCGACAAACCCCTGCATGTACGGTATCTTACAATGCTGAAGGATTACGCCACCTTCAACTTCGGCGAGAGTCTCTTCCGCGGCCGCACGGTGATCGGCCTGATAGGCGACCGCATGAGCGTATCGGTATCTTTGGGGATATGGAGCACCCTGATTATCTACCTGGTATCCATCCCCTTAGGGATCCGCAAGGCCGTAAGCCACGGCAGCCGCTTTGATGTATGGAGCTCCACCGCGGTCATTCTGGGAAACGCGATTCCCGTCTTCCTCTTCGCCATCCTCCTGATAATTCTTTTCGCCGGCGGCAGCTACCTGAAGATTTTTCCCCTGCGGGGCCTGATTTCGGACAACTGGCAGGATCTTTCCCTGCCCGGGAAAATCATCGACTACTTCTGGCACCTGGCATTGCCGGTAACAGCTATGGTGATCGGCGGTTTTGCTACCCTGACCATGCTTACCAAGAACTCCTTTCTGGATGAGATAAACAAGCAGTACGTAGTTACTGCCCGGGCCAAGGGAGCCACAGAGAAGCGCATCCTCCGGAATCACGTATTCCGCAACGCCATGCTGCTGATAATCGCCGGCTTTCCATCCGCCTTTATCAGCATGTTTTTTACCGGGAGCCTCCTTATCGAAGTAATCTTTTCCCTTGAGGGCCTGGGACTCCTGGGATTTGAGGCTACCATGCAGCGGGATTATCCGGTAATGTTCGGCACCCTCTACATCTTTACCCTGCTGGGACTGGTGCTGAACCTTATCTCTGATATTACCTACACTCTGGTGGACCCCCGGATCGACTTTGAAAGCCGGGAGATAGCCTGA
- a CDS encoding ABC transporter permease gives MKKLFTGRLAAERLRRFKANKRGWFSLWIFLVLFVLSLFAEFIANDSPLLIYNRGKLFFPILREYPETAFGGEFEMAADYRDPYVIDLIEESGWILWPPISYSYRTINYDLPSPAPSPPTGENWLGTDDKGRDVVARIIYGFRISVLFGLTLTLCSSLIGVAVGAAMGYYGGRLDIIGQRFMEIWSGMPTLFLLIILASVVQPNFWWLLGITLLFGWMSLVGVVRAEFLRGRNFEYVQAAKAMGLSNSKIMFRHILPNAMVATLTFMPFILGGAVTTLTSLDFLGFGLPVGSPSLGELLAQGKANLQAPWLGISAFIVLAGMLTLLVFIGEAVRDAFDPRRAA, from the coding sequence ATGAAAAAGCTCTTTACCGGCCGCCTGGCCGCCGAGCGGCTGCGGCGCTTCAAGGCCAACAAACGGGGGTGGTTCTCCCTGTGGATCTTTCTGGTCCTTTTTGTCTTAAGTCTCTTTGCCGAGTTCATCGCCAACGACTCCCCCCTGCTTATATACAACCGGGGGAAGCTCTTTTTTCCCATACTGCGGGAGTATCCGGAAACGGCCTTTGGAGGAGAGTTCGAGATGGCGGCAGACTACCGGGACCCCTATGTTATCGACTTGATCGAGGAGTCCGGCTGGATTCTCTGGCCTCCCATCAGCTACAGCTACAGGACCATAAACTATGACCTGCCGTCTCCCGCGCCGTCCCCGCCTACAGGTGAAAACTGGCTCGGGACCGACGACAAGGGCCGGGACGTGGTTGCCCGGATCATCTACGGCTTCCGCATCTCCGTGCTTTTTGGACTTACTCTGACTCTCTGCTCTTCCCTGATCGGAGTTGCTGTGGGAGCGGCCATGGGCTACTACGGCGGCCGGCTTGATATCATAGGTCAGCGCTTTATGGAGATATGGTCGGGGATGCCGACCCTTTTTCTGCTCATAATCCTTGCCAGCGTGGTACAACCCAACTTCTGGTGGCTCCTGGGTATTACCCTGCTCTTCGGCTGGATGAGTCTTGTAGGTGTGGTACGGGCGGAGTTCCTGCGGGGCAGGAACTTTGAATACGTTCAGGCCGCCAAGGCCATGGGGCTGTCCAACAGCAAGATCATGTTCCGTCACATTCTGCCCAACGCCATGGTGGCAACCCTGACCTTTATGCCCTTTATTCTCGGAGGAGCTGTAACAACCCTGACCTCCCTGGATTTTCTCGGTTTCGGCCTGCCCGTGGGGTCTCCCTCCCTGGGGGAGCTGCTGGCCCAGGGCAAGGCAAATCTGCAGGCCCCATGGCTGGGGATTTCCGCTTTTATTGTCCTCGCGGGGATGCTCACCCTGCTGGTATTCATCGGCGAAGCTGTGCGGGATGCTTTTGATCCCCGCAGAGCAGCATAG